Proteins from a genomic interval of Mus pahari unplaced genomic scaffold, PAHARI_EIJ_v1.1 scaffold_9495_1, whole genome shotgun sequence:
- the LOC110315332 gene encoding olfactory receptor 7G2-like: protein MNNMEKRNQTTFPGFLLLGLTEDPKLQPVLVSLFFSIYLVTILGNLLIILISISDAHLHTPMYLFISNLSLNDICLSTSTIPKMLVNINENSQSITYKGCLTQMSFVLIFCGMENCLLAVMAYDRYIAICHPLRYTVIMEPCFCVLLILLSLLISVVDSLMHILMVLRLSFCTHLELSNFFCELPQILKLACSDTLVDNILIYLSACIFTGIPISGIVFSYVHIISSILRMSSSEGKHKAFTTCGSHLSVVSLFYGTAFGVYITSIIMDSSRKTAVASVMYTVVPQMLNPFIYSLRNRDMKEAMRKFFSHLASFL, encoded by the coding sequence ATGAACAACATGGAAAAGAGAAACCAAACAACTTTTCCAGGATTCCTTCTTCTGGGACTGACAGAAGACCCAAAACTGCAACCTGTCTTGGTCAGCTTGTTCTTTTCTATATATCTGGTCACCATCCTGGGAAACCTTCTTATAATCTTGATTTCCATCTCTGATGCCCATCTTCATACCCCTATGTACTTATTTATCTCCAATTTGTCCTTAAATGACATCTGTTTAAGCACAAGCACAATCCCAAAGATGCTGGTGAACATAAATGAAAATAGTCAAAGCATTACATACAAAGGCTGCCTCACTCAAATgagctttgttttaattttttgtggcATGGAAAACTGTCTCCTTGCAGTAATGGCTTATGACCGCTATATTGCTATTTGTCACCCCCTACGGTACACAGTCATCATGGAACCCTGTTTTTGTGTCCTGCTGATTCTATTGTCCCTGCTCATTAGTGTTGTTGATTCTTTGATGCACATCCTTATGGTGCTCCGACTGTCATTCTGCACACACCTGGAATTATCAAATTTCTTCTGTGAACTTCCCCAGATTCTCAAGTTGGCCTGTTCTGATACTCTCGTTGATAACATATTGATCTATCTTTCTGCATGCATATTTACTGGTATTCCTATCTCTGGAATAGTTTTTTCTTATGTTCACATAATATCTTCTATTTTGAGAATGTCATCATCAGAAGGAAAGCACAAAGCCTTTACCACCTGTGGGTCTCACTTGTCAGTTGTATCCTTGTTTTATGGGACAGCTTTTGGGGTATATATTACATCTATTATTATGGATTCATCCAGGAAGACTGCAGTGGCATCAGTGATGTATACTGTAGTACCCCAGATGCTGAACCCTTTTATCTATAGTCTGAGGAACAGGGACATGAAGGAAGCTATGAGGAAATTCTTCAGTCATTTGGCTTCTTTTCtatga